One genomic window of Fusarium fujikuroi IMI 58289 draft genome, chromosome FFUJ_chr01 includes the following:
- a CDS encoding related to 6-hydroxy-D-nicotine oxidase has product MASQRPGLPELSKEEKEKQRRLLELCMQQVGFFRGKKIPVYTPGDLEYEKSVANSNLLYRFDRPGCVIQPEHESHVRIVVHQAKTVGLPIRIKNGGHSYAGFSSINNGISIDLVNMKRVDLDIANKNNMTITMDAGALWAHAYHELINDHHDKLVINGGRCPSVGVSGFTLGGGLAPFTRSFGLGSDTLLEARIVTADHGIVQVSPNDSDPEKKRLFWALCGAGGNNFGIVTQLKLKVQELHHDYVVAGVYTWAPPHDSKYQTAFTEAMIKFYTASWTNNMTIDSSWLMDLKDARVDPSVRLLVYYNGLETDFDKEVDERLGDCGKVDEKDKIDNKNKSLAEELKDRTLQENSTLFLHETLVAQWSEETQKALPSNAMFRIYTSFSFTEASVKENISEIIKTLKTKLQDFKTDFKGEEGSIRVTWIHSGGKASEKGPHDSAYPWRGCVYHTYIMIEWKDKWLETKMRLFLAEFNKALRGYSMDGLGVYVNFPDATLDKDTYEKAYYGVNREELQSIKAYWDKGNIFQWPHGVQVGPHVESKGTVMEFAAPPLPPSSNPAVEGFVNPREAAGVSACISWDTFNPASGSPIVSLGS; this is encoded by the coding sequence ATGGCCTCTCAAAGACCTGGACTACCTGAATTAagcaaggaggagaaagagaaacagAGACGTCTCCTCGAGCTCTGTATGCAACAAGTGGGGTTCTTCAGAGGGAAGAAGATCCCAGTTTACACTCCCGGAGATCTCGAGTACGAGAAATCTGTTGCAAACTCGAACCTTCTCTATCGCTTTGACAGACCAGGATGTGTCATCCAACCCGAGCATGAATCTCATGTTCGCATCGTTGTTCACCAAGCTAAGACAGTAGGCCTACCTATACGAATCAAGAATGGAGGCCACTCATACGCTGGGTTCTCTTCTATCAACAACGGTATCTCGATTGATCTTGTCAATATGAAACGCGTCGACCTCGACATTgccaacaagaacaacatgACCATCACCATGGATGCAGGCGCGCTCTGGGCTCATGCTTATCACGAACTGATCAACGACCATCATGATAAATTGGTCATCAATGGAGGGCGTTGTCCTAGCGTTGGAGTCAGCGGTTTCACTCTGGGTGGAGGACTCGCACCTTTTACTCGAAGTTTTGGCCTGGGGAGCGACACGCTTCTTGAGGCTCGCATTGTCACTGCAGACCATGGAATCGTCCAAGTCAGCCCCAATGACAGTGACCccgaaaagaaaagactctTCTGGGCTCTTTGTGGTGCAGGCGGCAATAACTTCGGAATAGTCACCCAGCTCAAGCTGAAGGTTCAAGAACTGCACCACGATTATGTTGTTGCAGGAGTCTACACCTGGGCACCTCCCCATGACTCCAAGTATCAGACCGCTTTTACAGAAGCGATGATAAAGTTCTACACTGCTAGTTGGACCAACAACATGACGATTGACAGCAGTTGGCTGATGGACCTCAAAGATGCCCGCGTTGATCCCTCTGTTCGACTTTTGGTCTACTATAATGGGCTAGAGACAGACTTTGACAAAGAGGTCGATGAACGTCTCGGAGATTGCGgcaaggttgatgagaaagacaagatTGACAACAAAAACAAGTCACTGGcagaagagctcaaggatcGTACTCTGCAGGAGAACTCAACCCTTTTTCTCCACGAGACTCTTGTAGCTCAGTGGTCAGAAGAAACCCAGAAAGCCCTGCCTTCAAATGCGATGTTCAGGATCTAcacttctttttccttcaCCGAGGCAAGCGTCAAAGAGAATATTTCCGAGATAATCAAGACTCTGAAGACAAAGCTACAAGATTTCAAAACAGACTTcaaaggcgaagaaggctCAATCAGAGTCACTTGGATTCATTCCGGCGGCAAAGCCAGTGAGAAGGGCCCTCACGACTCGGCTTATCCTTGGCGTGGGTGCGTCTATCACACATATATCATGATTGAGTGGAAAGATAAGTGGTTagagacgaagatgaggctgtTCCTTGCAGAGTTCAATAAGGCATTGAGAGGATATTCTATGGATGGGCTTGGTGTGTATGTCAACTTCCCGGATGCAACACTCGACAAAGACACATACGAAAAGGCATACTATGGTGTTAATCGAGAGGAGTTACAGAGCATCAAGGCATACTGggataaaggtaatatcttcCAGTGGCCTCATGGAGTCCAGGTTGGACCTCACGTTGAGTCTAAGGGCACTGTGATGGAGTTCGCAGCTCCCCCTCTACCTCCCAGCAGTAATCCTGCTGTCGAGGGGTTTGTTAACCCACGTGAAGCCGCGGGCGTGTCTGCATGCATATCTTGGGATACCTTTAACCCGGCTAGCGGTAGCCCTATAGTTAGTTTAGGTAGCTAG